Proteins from a single region of Primulina tabacum isolate GXHZ01 chromosome 5, ASM2559414v2, whole genome shotgun sequence:
- the LOC142547545 gene encoding UDP-glycosyltransferase 92A1-like → MKINQGTGEKQQQQQHIVMLPFMAQGHLIPFLALSNRIQQRFGFEITIATTQLNVQYLKSAIAKNSEVPQTRQSNIHLFELPFDSSQHGLPPNIENTESLPLNQIIDLCHASISLETPFRSLISDVSIKYGGPPLCIISDVFMGWATEVASSCGTVNVTFTTCGAYGTAAYVSLWENLPHRLTQSDEFNLPGFPDSCLFHLSQLHPFSRAADGTDSWSRFFQPQIRLSLNSFGWLCNSAEEIEQLGVDLFKKYSKLPVWCIGPLLPPAMLTRKPTRVIGHQTGRKPGLSPEKCMEWLDSKPKSSVLYISFGSQNTISTTQMMALATGLEESRTQFIWVIRPPIGFSLESEFDSKWLPNGFEERIKNSNQGLMVDGWAPQLEILCHRSTAAFLSHCGWNSTMESLSQGVPIIGWPLAAEQAYNVKMLVEEMEVCVELTRGTKSSLNKEDVIKAIDTVMGEGIKAVDMNKKAAEMGELIRSAVREDGIHEGSSVKAMDAFVSALISKNPRALNSKIDQIS, encoded by the coding sequence ATGAAAATCAACCAAGGCACCGGAGagaagcagcagcagcagcagcacatTGTTATGCTGCCTTTCATGGCGCAAGGCCATTTGATCCCTTTCTTAGCTCTTTCTAACAGAATCCAGCAAAGATTTGGCTTCGAAATCACCATTGCCACTACTCAACTCAATGTTCAGTACCTCAAATCCGCCATAGCCAAAAACTCGGAAGTCCCACAAACGAGACAGTCCAATATCCATCTCTTTGAACTCCCTTTCGATAGCAGCCAACATGGCCTCCCACCGAACATCGAGAACACAGAATCCTTGCCCCTTAACCAAATCATCGACCTCTGTCATGCCTCGATCTCCCTCGAAACCCCCTTTCGCAGCTTGATTTCCGATGTATCGATCAAATATGGCGGCCCTCCGCTTTGCATAATCTCCGATGTTTTCATGGGCTGGGCTACTGAAGTTGCTAGCTCTTGCGGCACGGTGAATGTAACTTTCACCACTTGTGGCGCTTATGGGACCGCCGCTTATGTATCGTTGTGGGAAAATCTTCCCCACAGATTAACCCAAAGCGATGAGTTCAATCTTCCGGGTTTCCCAGATTCTTGCCTTTTTCATCTCAGTCAGTTGCATCCCTTCTCAAGAGCTGCAGATGGAACAGATTCCTGGTCAAGATTCTTCCAACCTCAGATTAGGCTCTCTCTAAATTCTTTCGGATGGCTGTGCAACTCCGCCGAAGAAATCGAACAGCTCGGAGTAGATCTCTTCAAGAAGTACTCAAAACTCCCGGTCTGGTGCATCGGGCCACTCCTTCCACCAGCAATGCTGACTCGAAAACCAACGCGTGTGATTGGACATCAAACCGGAAGAAAACCGGGACTTTCCCCGGAGAAATGCATGGAATGGCTGGACTCAAAGCCCAAAAGCTCTGTTCTGTACATATCTTTCGGCTCTCAAAACACCATCAGCACCACACAAATGATGGCATTAGCCACTGGTTTAGAGGAAAGTAGAACACAATTCATTTGGGTCATCAGGCCACCTATTGGATTCAGCTTAGAAAGCGAGTTCGACTCGAAATGGCTGCCCAACGGGTTCGAGGAACGAATAAAGAACAGCAACCAAGGACTAATGGTAGATGGATGGGCACCCCAGTTGGAAATTCTTTGCCACCGATCAACGGCGGCTTTTTTAAGCCATTGTGGATGGAATTCAACCATGGAGAGCTTAAGCCAAGGAGTACCGATCATCGGGTGGCCACTGGCGGCGGAACAGGCCTACAACGTGAAGATGTTGGTGGAGGAAATGGAAGTCTGTGTGGAGTTAACTAGAGGAACCAAGAGCAGTTTGAACAAGGAGGATGTAATAAAAGCTATAGATACTGTAATGGGAGAAGGTATTAAAGCGGTGGATATGAATAAAAAGGCGGCGGAAATGGGAGAGTTGATTAGATCCGCCGTTAGGGAAGACGGAATCCACGAAGGCTCCTCTGTTAAAGCAATGGATGCTTTTGTTTCTGCTCTTATCTCCAAGAACCCAAGGGCTTTGAACTCCAAGATTGATCAGATtagttaa
- the LOC142547546 gene encoding uncharacterized protein LOC142547546, producing the protein MFQCFHQKFEITSNPKRANGLWSGSTEATLRTPETRRRNDVTECLHSRRNSLSTCLATAESDEGGGGRYLLDDGTGVIELFLSGDFRSCRLEKGMYIMVVGGYSLCAGDLPMIKVHKLVDLSAFPDRESMWYLEVMEAFKLFYQPMFQH; encoded by the exons ATGTTCCAATGTTTCcaccaaaaatttgaaattactAGCAATCCCAAGCGTGCGAATGGATTATGGTCTGGCAGCACTGAAGCTACTCTGCGTACACCTGAGACGCGCCGCCGCAACGACGTCACAGAATGCCTTCACTCTCGGCGGAATTCTCTTTCAACGTGCTTGGCTACAG CTGAATCTGACGAAGGCGGAGGCGGTCGATACCTCCTCGACGATGGAACGGGCGTCATTGAGCTCTTCCTCTCTGGCGACTTTCGCAGTTGCCGTTTGGAAAAAG GAATGTACATAATGGTGGTTGGAGGCTATTCTCTTTGTGCGGGTGATCTTCCAATGATTAAG GTTCACAAACTTGTTGATCTTTCTGCATTTCCGGATAGGGAATCGATGTGGTATCTTGAAGTCATGGAGGCTTTCAAGCTCTTTTACCAACCTATGTTCCAACACTGA
- the LOC142544399 gene encoding uncharacterized protein LOC142544399 translates to MSRNIFLRIVDEVKNHDIYFTQRSDSVGCLGLSTIQKTTAALRILAYALPADATDEYIKIGESTAIQCMQRFCRAVVEVFAEQYLRSPTADDVARLLYIGKQRGFPGMLGSLDCMHWKWKNCPTAWAGQYAGRSGSPTIILEVVADYDLWIWHAYFGMPGSNNDINVLGSSNLFFNIAQGIAPRAHYTIGGKEYDT, encoded by the coding sequence ATGTctcgaaatatttttcttcGTATAGTTGATGAAGTAAAGAATCATGATATTTACTTCACACAAAGAAGTGATAGTGTGGGGTGTCTCGGGCTATCGACTATTCAAAAAACAACTGCTGCTTTGCGAATTTTAGCTTATGCATTACCCGCGGATGCTACGgatgaatatatcaaaattggaGAGTCCACTGCAATTCAATGCATGCAACGCTTTTGTCGAGCCGTGGTGGAAGTTTTTGCTGAGCAATACTTGAGATCTCCTACTGCCGATGATGTTGCCAGGTTACTTTATATTGGTAAACAACGCGGATTCCCTGGAATGTTGGGAAGTCTTGATTGCATGCATTGGAAGTGGAAAAATTGTCCAACGGCTTGGGCGGGTCAATATGCAGGTCGTAGTGGTTCTCCAACAATAATTTTAGAAGTAGTAGCTGACTACGACCTTTGGATATGGCATGCATATTTTGGTATGCCCGGATCCAATAATGACATAAATGTTTTGGGATCGTCCAATCTATTTTTCAACATCGCACAAGGTATTGCCCCTCGAGCTCATTATACAATTGGAGGAAAAGAATATGATACATGA
- the LOC142547544 gene encoding UDP-glycosyltransferase 92A1-like, whose amino-acid sequence MKINQGTGEKQQQQQHIVMLPFMAQGHLIPFLALSNRIQQRFGFEITIATTQLNVQYLKSAIAKNSEVPQTRQSNIHLFELPFDSSQHGLPPNIENTESLPLNQIIDLCHASISLETPFRSLISDVSIKYGGPPLCIISDVFMGWATEVASSCGTVNVTFTTCGAYGTAAYVSLWENLPHRLTQSDEFNLPGFPDSCLFHLSQLHPFSRAADGTDSWSRFFQPQIRLSLNSFGWLCNSAEEIEQLGVDLFKKYSKLPVWCIGPLLPPAMLTRKPTRVIGHQTGRKPGLSPEKCMEWLDSKPKSSVLYISFGSQNTISTTQMMALATGLEESRTQFIWVIRPPIGFSLESEFDSKWLPNGFEERIKNSNQGLMVDGWAPQLEILCHRSTAAFLSHCGWNSTMESLSQGVPIIGWPLAAEQAYNVKMLVEEMEVCVELTRGTKSSLSKEDVIKAIDTVMGEGIKAVDMNKKAAEMGELIRSAVREDGIHEGSSVKAMDAFVSALISKNPRALNSKIDQIS is encoded by the coding sequence ATGAAAATCAACCAAGGCACCGGAGagaagcagcagcagcagcagcacatTGTTATGCTGCCTTTCATGGCGCAAGGCCATTTGATCCCTTTCTTAGCTCTTTCTAACAGAATCCAGCAAAGATTTGGCTTCGAAATCACCATTGCCACTACTCAACTCAATGTTCAGTACCTCAAATCCGCCATAGCCAAAAACTCGGAAGTCCCACAAACGAGACAGTCCAATATCCATCTCTTTGAACTCCCTTTCGATAGCAGCCAACATGGCCTCCCACCGAACATCGAGAACACAGAATCCTTGCCCCTTAACCAAATCATCGACCTCTGTCATGCCTCGATCTCCCTCGAAACCCCCTTTCGCAGCTTGATTTCCGATGTATCGATCAAATATGGCGGCCCTCCGCTTTGCATAATCTCCGATGTTTTCATGGGCTGGGCTACTGAAGTTGCTAGCTCTTGCGGCACGGTGAATGTAACTTTCACCACTTGTGGCGCTTATGGGACCGCCGCTTATGTATCGTTGTGGGAAAATCTTCCCCACAGATTAACCCAAAGCGATGAGTTCAATCTTCCGGGTTTCCCAGATTCTTGCCTTTTTCATCTCAGTCAGTTGCATCCCTTCTCAAGAGCTGCAGATGGAACAGATTCCTGGTCAAGATTCTTCCAACCTCAGATTAGGCTCTCTCTAAATTCTTTCGGATGGCTGTGCAACTCCGCCGAAGAAATCGAACAGCTCGGAGTAGATCTCTTCAAGAAGTACTCAAAACTCCCGGTCTGGTGCATCGGGCCACTCCTTCCACCAGCAATGCTGACTCGAAAACCAACGCGTGTGATTGGACATCAAACCGGAAGAAAACCGGGACTTTCCCCGGAGAAATGCATGGAATGGCTGGACTCAAAGCCCAAAAGCTCTGTTCTGTACATATCTTTCGGCTCTCAAAACACCATCAGCACCACACAAATGATGGCATTAGCCACTGGTTTAGAGGAAAGTAGAACACAATTCATTTGGGTCATCAGGCCACCTATTGGATTCAGCTTAGAAAGCGAGTTCGACTCGAAATGGCTGCCCAACGGGTTCGAGGAACGAATAAAGAACAGCAACCAAGGACTAATGGTAGATGGATGGGCACCCCAGTTGGAAATTCTTTGCCACCGATCAACGGCGGCTTTTTTAAGCCATTGTGGATGGAATTCAACCATGGAGAGCTTAAGCCAAGGAGTACCGATCATCGGGTGGCCACTGGCGGCGGAACAGGCCTACAACGTGAAGATGTTGGTGGAGGAAATGGAAGTCTGTGTGGAGTTAACTAGAGGAACCAAGAGCAGTTTGAGCAAGGAGGATGTAATAAAAGCTATAGATACTGTAATGGGAGAAGGTATTAAAGCGGTGGATATGAATAAAAAGGCGGCGGAAATGGGAGAGTTGATTAGATCCGCCGTTAGGGAAGACGGAATCCACGAAGGCTCCTCTGTTAAAGCAATGGATGCTTTTGTTTCTGCTCTTATCTCCAAGAACCCAAGGGCTTTGAACTCCAAGATTGATCAGATtagttaa
- the LOC142544402 gene encoding uncharacterized protein LOC142544402, translating into MKLPVKSKTGSLHEWVSKICPQEQEVTHGGSIPGHIVIHRDREIADRNLFNDYFTDNPRYNEAMFRRRFRMSRNIFLRIVDEVKNHDIYFTQRSDSVGCLGLSTIQKTTAALRILAYALPADATDEYIKIGESTAIQCMQRFCRAVVEVFAEQYLRSPTADDVARLLYIGKQRGFPGMLGRGRSGSPTIILEVVADYDLWIWHAYFGMPGSNNDINVLGSSNLFFNIAQGIAPRAHYTIFPKWSTIVQSIHDPHGPKKKYFAMKQESCRKDVERAFGVLQSRFAIVASPADMREAPTPDVEMVIDENIRFQEFLARYKKIKDKNAHYALRNALIDHLWEEYSCSNV; encoded by the exons ATGAAGTTACCAGTGAAGTCGAAAACTGGCAGCCTGCATGAGTGGGTGAGCAAAATATGCCCCCAAG AGCAAGAAGTCACACACGGAGGTTCAATACCAGGTCATATAGTAATTCACCGTGATCGGGAAATTGCCGACCGTAATCTGTTCAACGATTACTTTACCGATAACCCAAGATATAACGAAGCAATGTTTCGACGGAGATTTCGAATGTctcgaaatatttttcttcGTATAGTTGATGAAGTAAAGAATCATGATATTTACTTCACACAAAGAAGTGATAGTGTGGGGTGTCTCGGGCTATCGACTATTCAAAAAACAACTGCTGCTTTGCGAATTTTAGCTTATGCATTACCCGCGGATGCTACGgatgaatatatcaaaattggaGAGTCCACTGCAATTCAATGCATGCAACGCTTTTGTCGAGCCGTGGTGGAAGTTTTTGCTGAGCAATACTTGAGATCTCCTACTGCCGATGATGTTGCCAGGTTACTTTATATTGGTAAACAACGCGGATTCCCTGGAATGTTGGGAAG AGGTCGTAGTGGTTCTCCAACAATAATTTTAGAAGTAGTAGCTGACTACGACCTTTGGATATGGCATGCATATTTTGGTATGCCCGGATCCAATAATGACATAAATGTTTTGGGATCGTCCAATCTATTTTTCAACATCGCACAAGGTATTGCCCCTCGAGCTCATTATACAAT TTTTCCTAAATGGTCAACTATTGTACAATCTATCCATGATCCACACGGTccaaaaaagaaatattttgcaATGAAACAAGAGTCCTGTAGAAAAGACGTGGAGCGTGCATTTGGTGTTCTCCAATCTCGATTTGCGATTGTGGCATCTCCAGCAG ATATGAGAGAAGCACCAACTCCGGATGTAGAAATGGTTATCGATGAGAATATCAGATTTCAAGAATTTCTCGCTcgatataaaaagataaaagaCAAAAATGCTCACTATGCACTACGAAATGCTTTAATTGATCATTTGTGGGAAGAATATAGTTGTTCAAATGTTTGA
- the LOC142544400 gene encoding uncharacterized protein LOC142544400: protein MASNSRTASYNVEEDRVLCHMYLDISQNPIIGINQSKDQFWTRIEEAYNINKPNNLQVRNKRSLQCRMRNILREIGKLRGCIRQIETLRPSGASEEDILNRAKDLFMQDADFSKSFKYDHVWYIMKDMEKFSSDINPMSAPARMHVTSLDSSQSDSQTPNTPISGSPGLPPFSINLSSDENAGGTSSQRPLGVKKSKLKKKRDDNVLELISTMKEGHRDLINVLQKGYTELQQSYEMKLLALQNEQLNQQKKIETRQQQIALATLQEENKVLYMDLSTIGDPEMREIVQNERAKILKKRNEEHGQHENDTFGKYFGDFGGSGSNLGDY from the exons ATGGCTTCAAATTCTAGAACTGCTTCTTACAATGTCGAAGAAGATAGAGTCTTATGTCATATGTATCTTGATATATCCCAAAATCCTATAATAGGTATCAATCAATCCAAAGATCAGTTTTGGACTCGTATCGAAGAAGCTTACAACATCAACAAACCAAACAATCTACAAGTACGTAACAAAAGATCATTGCAGTGTCGCATGAGAAATATACTCCGTGAAATTGGAAAACTAAGGGGATGCATTCGTCAAATTGAAACTCTCCGCCCAAGTGGCGCATCAGAAGAGGATATT TTAAATCGAGCAAAAGATTTGTTCATGCAAGATGCTGATTTTAGTAAAAGCTTCAAATATGATCATGTGTGGTATATTATGAAAGATATGGAGAAATTCTCGAGTGACATCAATCCAATGAGCGCACCAGCAAGAATGCATGTCACAAGTTTGGACTCGTCACAGTCAGATAGCCAGACACCAAATACTCCAATATCAGGTTCTCCTGGATTACCTccgttttcaattaatttaagtagtgaTGAAAATGCAGGCGGCACTTCATCCCAGCGACCTCTTGGTGTTAAAAAATCTAAACTAAAGAAAAAAAGGGACGACAatgtgttggaattgatatctacaATGAAAGAAGGGCATCGCGATCTTATAAATGTATTACAAAAAGGATACACTGAACTTCAACAAAGTTATGAGATGAAACTCCTAGCATTGCAAAATGAGCAGCtcaatcaacaaaaaaaaattgaaactaGACAACAACAAATAGCATTAGCAACCCTTCAAGAGGAGAATAAAGTTTTGTACATGGATTTAAGCACGATAGGTGATCCTGAAATGCGCGAAATTGTTCAAAATGAACgagccaaaattttgaaaaaaagaaatgaagaacaTGGACAACACGAAAATGACACATTTGGGAAATATTTTGGTGATTTTGGAGGATCGGGATCTAATTTAGGAGATTATTGA
- the LOC142547543 gene encoding UDP-glycosyltransferase 92A1-like yields MKINQGTGEKQQQQQQQQQHIVMLPFMAQGHLIPFLALSNRIQQRFGFEITIATTQLNVQYLKSAIAKNSEVPQTRQSNIHLFELPFDSSQHGLPPNIENTESLPLNQIIDLCHASISLETPFRSLISDVSIKYGGPPLCIISDVFMGWATEVASSCGTVNVTFTTCGAYGTAAYVSLWENLPHRLTQSDEFNLPGFPDSCLFHLSQLHPFSRAADGTDSWSRFFQPQIRLSLNSFGWLCNSAEEIEQLGVDLFKKYSKLPVWCIGPLLPPAMLTRKPTRVIGHQTGRKPGLSPEKCMEWLDSKPKSSVLYISFGSQNTISTTQMMALATGLEESRTQFIWVIRPPIGFSLESEFDSKWLPNGFEERIKNSNQGLMVDGWAPQLEILCHRSTAAFLSHCGWNSTMESLSQAVPIIGWPLAAEQAYNVKMLVEEMEVCVELTRGTKSSLSKEDVIKAIDTVMGEGIKAVDMKKKAAEMGELIRSAVREDEIHEGSSVKAMDAFVSALISKNQGL; encoded by the coding sequence ATGAAAATCAACCAAGGCACCGGAGagaagcagcagcagcagcagcagcagcagcagcacatTGTTATGCTGCCTTTCATGGCGCAAGGCCATTTGATCCCTTTCTTAGCTCTTTCTAACAGAATCCAGCAAAGATTTGGCTTCGAAATCACCATTGCCACTACTCAACTCAATGTTCAGTACCTCAAATCCGCCATAGCCAAAAACTCGGAAGTCCCACAAACGAGACAGTCCAATATCCATCTCTTTGAACTCCCTTTCGATAGCAGCCAACATGGCCTCCCACCGAACATCGAGAACACAGAATCCTTGCCCCTTAACCAAATCATCGACCTCTGTCATGCCTCGATCTCCCTCGAAACCCCCTTTCGCAGCTTGATTTCCGATGTATCGATCAAATATGGCGGCCCTCCGCTTTGCATAATCTCCGATGTTTTCATGGGCTGGGCTACTGAAGTTGCTAGCTCTTGCGGCACGGTGAATGTAACTTTCACCACTTGTGGCGCTTATGGGACCGCCGCTTATGTATCGTTGTGGGAAAATCTTCCCCACAGATTAACCCAAAGCGATGAGTTCAATCTTCCGGGTTTCCCAGATTCTTGCCTTTTTCATCTCAGTCAGTTGCATCCCTTCTCAAGAGCTGCAGATGGAACAGATTCCTGGTCAAGATTCTTCCAACCTCAGATTAGGCTCTCTCTAAATTCTTTCGGATGGCTGTGCAACTCCGCCGAAGAAATCGAACAGCTCGGAGTAGATCTCTTCAAGAAGTACTCAAAACTCCCGGTCTGGTGCATCGGGCCACTCCTTCCACCAGCAATGCTGACTCGAAAACCAACGCGTGTGATTGGACATCAAACCGGAAGAAAACCGGGACTTTCCCCGGAGAAATGCATGGAATGGCTGGACTCAAAGCCCAAAAGCTCTGTTCTGTACATATCTTTCGGCTCTCAAAACACCATCAGCACCACACAAATGATGGCATTAGCCACTGGTTTAGAGGAAAGTAGAACACAATTCATTTGGGTCATCAGGCCACCTATTGGATTCAGCTTAGAAAGCGAGTTCGACTCGAAATGGCTGCCCAACGGGTTCGAGGAACGAATAAAGAACAGCAACCAAGGACTAATGGTAGATGGATGGGCACCCCAGTTGGAAATTCTTTGCCACCGATCAACGGCGGCTTTTTTAAGCCATTGTGGATGGAATTCAACCATGGAGAGCTTAAGCCAAGCAGTACCGATCATAGGGTGGCCACTGGCGGCGGAACAGGCCTACAACGTGAAGATGTTGGTGGAGGAAATGGAAGTCTGTGTGGAGTTAACTAGAGGAACCAAGAGCAGTTTGAGCAAGGAGGATGTAATAAAAGCTATAGATACAGTAATGGGAGAAGGTATTAAAGCGGTGGATATGAAGAAAAAGGCGGCGGAAATGGGAGAGTTGATTAGATCCGCCGTTAGGGAAGACGAAATCCATGAAGGCTCCTCTGTTAAAGCAATGGATGCTTTTGTTTCTGCTCTTATCTCCAAGAACCAAGGACTTTGA